One Segnochrobactrum spirostomi genomic window carries:
- a CDS encoding alpha/beta fold hydrolase, whose translation MSSGYVKTADGTEIYFKDWGPKDAQPIHFHHGWPLSADDWDAQLLFFLAHGYRVVAHDRRGHGRSSQVDTGNTIDRYAADASAVVEHLDLRNVVHIGHSTGGGEVARYVARYGQPQGRVAKAVLVSAIPPLMLKTPNNPEGTPLSVFDGFRAALAANRAQFYLDVASGPFYGFNRPGAKVSQGIIQNWWRQGMMGGAIAQYEGIKAFSETDQTDDLKAITVPTLVLQGDDDQVVPYKDAAVLQAKLIKNSTLKIYPGFPHGMLTTHADVINPDLLAFVKG comes from the coding sequence ATGAGCAGCGGCTACGTGAAGACGGCGGACGGCACGGAGATCTACTTCAAGGATTGGGGTCCGAAGGACGCCCAGCCCATCCATTTCCATCACGGCTGGCCTCTCTCGGCCGACGATTGGGATGCACAGCTCCTGTTCTTCCTCGCCCATGGCTACCGGGTCGTCGCCCATGATCGCCGTGGCCACGGTCGCTCGTCCCAGGTCGACACCGGCAACACGATCGACCGCTATGCCGCCGACGCCTCCGCGGTCGTCGAGCACCTGGATCTGCGCAACGTCGTCCACATCGGCCACTCGACGGGTGGTGGCGAAGTCGCTCGGTACGTCGCGCGCTATGGTCAGCCGCAGGGACGCGTCGCGAAGGCCGTCCTCGTCTCCGCGATCCCGCCGCTGATGCTGAAGACCCCCAACAATCCCGAAGGGACGCCGCTTTCGGTCTTCGACGGGTTCCGCGCCGCGCTCGCCGCAAATCGCGCCCAGTTCTATCTCGACGTCGCCTCCGGCCCCTTCTACGGCTTCAACCGGCCGGGCGCCAAGGTGTCCCAAGGCATCATCCAGAATTGGTGGCGCCAGGGAATGATGGGCGGCGCGATCGCGCAATATGAGGGCATCAAAGCCTTCTCCGAGACCGACCAGACGGACGATCTGAAGGCCATCACCGTGCCCACCCTGGTGCTCCAGGGCGATGACGATCAGGTCGTTCCCTACAAGGACGCGGCGGTGCTTCAGGCGAAGCTGATCAAGAACAGCACGCTGAAGATCTATCCGGGCTTTCCGCACGGCATGCTGACCACCCACGCCGACGTCATTAATCCGGACCTGCTCGCCTTCGTGAAGGGCTGA
- a CDS encoding Dps family protein encodes MSHSRLSAGGTAALGTPSDFSSEAKAEIATSLTRLLADVFALYIKTKNFHWHMSGPHFRDYHLMLDEQGVQIFAMTDDIAERVRKIGGTTLRSIGQIARLQRIADNDLDFVPPADMLAELRDDNIRLAGAMREAHEIAERFGDVATTSLLEVWIDEAERRTWFLFEATREPGPR; translated from the coding sequence ATGTCCCACTCCCGTCTTTCGGCGGGCGGCACCGCCGCCCTCGGCACGCCCTCCGATTTTTCCTCGGAAGCCAAGGCCGAAATCGCGACGTCGCTGACGCGCCTCCTCGCGGACGTCTTCGCGCTCTACATCAAGACGAAGAATTTCCACTGGCATATGTCCGGTCCGCATTTTCGCGATTATCACCTCATGCTGGACGAGCAGGGCGTGCAGATCTTCGCGATGACCGACGACATCGCGGAGCGCGTCCGCAAGATCGGCGGTACGACGCTTCGGTCCATCGGTCAGATCGCCCGCCTGCAGCGGATTGCGGACAACGATCTCGATTTCGTGCCGCCGGCCGACATGCTGGCCGAACTGCGGGACGACAACATCCGGCTGGCCGGTGCCATGCGCGAGGCCCACGAAATTGCCGAGCGGTTCGGCGATGTCGCGACCACGAGTCTGCTCGAGGTCTGGATCGACGAAGCCGAACGTCGGACCTGGTTTCTGTTCGAGGCGACCCGCGAACCCGGCCCGCGCTGA
- a CDS encoding trifunctional serine/threonine-protein kinase/ATP-binding protein/sensor histidine kinase, with product MNSTPHVDDVSREDIAAAPRSAHLLSNALASRLGTKELAWWSGLEVGDRSTEAGIDLWHVTDMDGREWRIRLADWNSAAADRLQFDASLALTLGDELTEVPLFIGEHNRLAQKRLALVYPARTARALADLPHRAIDVAEFLRLAVDATGALARMHAAGIIHGRLTPARVLIEPDGRVRFVGLAWAAAAAFGSSHDRRLTLRDMAYAAPELIRTDAAPVDTRTDLYAIGVLLYQLIVGSLPLTAGDAAGWLHAHVAMEAPPARLARPDVPVIVDRILSKLLSKDPKLRYQTAKALHADFKRVFKAFAAGVDSEPFELARGEFAEPSLSSPQFIGRRSELKALADLYADFLTSTHRGIALVSGEAGAGKSTLVEALLADLRGGSVICASGKGVELRQGTPFAPIAQALRLALAQLTGGDERRLEDARARLGSVVGCGRVLAELVPEANILPAIAHRVADVPAHLAQARSARILAETLAALATADMPLLLFLDDLQWFDQGSLNVFSQLCGETPAHVFLVASFRSEAADRKAVRDSLGIARSSSAFSGELKLLPISERDTNELVALFLKSPPDEVQPIAAVIHREAHGNPFYIGQLLRRSLDEEVLHFDSDRQEWIWSERRRRHQSEIAGLMLERINDLPPLQRNFLQRCASLGGRCTPIFVAELSDANLEETVRAANALVAAGLLRRSGADFAIAHDRVLEAAYAAMPAGARARIHLGNARLLAASNPAPDPDRAFEIASQIERSDLDMLTAEERPRFAEILLRAARSCRTAGEAPRALHFVELIRRILPGTRPDAPDALVFESEWLQCDCLLALGRVDEALAALEDVSPLAHAPVSIADIFRLRAIAFTLKGSYALAIDAAVHGLRALDIELETSADPAVHERAYRRCRDAIDSVGRENLTALPEMSDRRMRAALSLLSTMISSFFVEGPLRFLHVVKIVELTLSHGTAPESTYGLAWFGVLSAHHYGAYQRGVDYAMVAGELAQRDGYEAQRTAALIALDQVSAWTVPMRTALGYARDGARVGQAAGDLGMACYARNHIASDMLVVGDHLDRIRTELVSSIAMTRDVGYRDIELILTAQINLVDTLIHGDPLAEISDADLREGSVATQFWAKHYAGVQTFFAGNLEAARVHLAEAEVMAWAAPAHIDTANNCFFLALAEARLHREDLLPVESERRIALARERFNAWAALNPETFSSKHLMLEADAARLEGRRSDAMDLYERAAAAAGSAKFVHDQALAQELAAQLYLESGLNAAAQGCLQSAVYHYRQWGAHGKAARLGEHLLPLSGFEGTKPAPESLQSELDLTVMTAASQTLAEEVGLEQVVRTLMKSMLVHAGAQFGLLVLLRDGDPAVEAVARVRNKEVEIELQPSAKPEDLMPASVLKTVLRTARPVTLADATVEAAQRGLTMGSRSIRSLACLPLIKRGELIGILYLENALSVDVFTPRRMAMLEVLAPQAAISLDAARLYADLLEENLRRVQAEFELREARSDLARANQITAMGSLATSIAHEINQPLASLIAQADAGLRWLNRSVPDLGEVESSLRSVREAGRRAADIIAALRSLVKQEPSTLAPAFLDDILADVLKIASTDLAPNGVQIHLDLSAEKTPVMANQTQVQQLLFNIITNAVQSMVNKDPSERHLMIRSSASENEVEIAIEDSGCGMPQEVISRIFQPFFTTKRSGMGVGLAICRSIVEMHGGSLEARSVEGKGSTFFIRLPVAAA from the coding sequence ATGAACTCCACCCCTCATGTGGACGACGTCTCACGGGAGGACATCGCCGCCGCGCCCCGCTCGGCTCACCTTCTGAGCAATGCGCTTGCGAGCCGCCTCGGGACCAAGGAACTGGCGTGGTGGTCGGGTCTCGAAGTCGGAGATCGGTCGACCGAAGCCGGGATCGACCTTTGGCACGTCACCGACATGGACGGGCGCGAATGGCGCATTCGGCTTGCGGACTGGAACAGTGCGGCGGCCGATCGGTTGCAATTCGACGCCAGCCTCGCTCTGACGCTCGGCGATGAGCTCACCGAAGTGCCCCTGTTCATCGGCGAGCACAATCGCCTCGCCCAGAAGCGCCTCGCCCTCGTCTATCCGGCACGGACGGCGCGAGCCCTCGCCGATCTCCCGCATCGGGCGATCGACGTCGCTGAGTTTCTCCGCCTCGCCGTCGACGCCACCGGCGCACTCGCGCGGATGCACGCCGCCGGAATCATCCACGGCCGGCTCACGCCCGCTCGTGTGCTCATCGAGCCCGATGGTCGGGTGCGATTTGTCGGCCTCGCGTGGGCCGCAGCCGCGGCCTTCGGTTCATCCCACGATCGCCGCCTCACGCTGCGGGACATGGCCTATGCGGCGCCCGAGCTGATCCGGACAGACGCAGCGCCGGTGGACACTCGCACGGACCTCTATGCGATCGGGGTGCTGCTCTACCAGCTCATCGTCGGCTCCCTGCCTCTCACGGCCGGCGATGCGGCGGGTTGGCTCCATGCTCACGTCGCGATGGAAGCGCCGCCCGCCCGTCTCGCGCGGCCCGATGTTCCCGTCATCGTCGATCGGATATTGAGCAAGCTGCTGAGCAAAGATCCCAAGCTGCGCTACCAGACAGCCAAAGCTCTCCATGCCGACTTCAAGCGCGTGTTCAAGGCCTTTGCGGCGGGAGTCGATTCCGAACCATTCGAACTCGCCCGCGGTGAGTTCGCGGAGCCGTCTCTGTCTTCGCCGCAGTTCATCGGGCGCCGCAGCGAACTGAAGGCGCTCGCCGACCTTTATGCCGATTTTCTCACATCGACCCATCGCGGAATTGCGCTTGTCTCGGGGGAGGCCGGTGCCGGCAAGTCCACGCTCGTAGAGGCGTTGCTCGCCGATCTTCGCGGCGGCAGCGTCATCTGCGCGTCCGGCAAGGGCGTGGAGCTTCGCCAAGGCACGCCCTTCGCTCCGATCGCACAGGCGCTGCGTCTGGCGCTGGCGCAACTGACGGGCGGTGACGAGCGGCGGCTCGAAGACGCACGGGCTCGGCTCGGCTCCGTGGTGGGTTGCGGGCGGGTCCTGGCGGAATTGGTTCCCGAAGCGAACATCCTGCCGGCGATCGCGCATCGGGTCGCCGACGTGCCGGCGCATCTCGCGCAGGCCCGGTCCGCCCGCATCCTCGCCGAGACATTAGCCGCCCTTGCGACAGCGGATATGCCGTTGCTGCTCTTCCTCGACGACCTGCAATGGTTCGACCAGGGAAGCCTCAACGTCTTCAGCCAATTGTGCGGCGAAACCCCGGCGCACGTGTTCCTCGTCGCAAGCTTCCGGTCGGAGGCGGCCGATCGCAAGGCGGTTCGGGACAGTCTCGGGATCGCCAGGAGTTCGTCGGCCTTCTCGGGCGAACTGAAACTCCTGCCGATCTCGGAGCGCGATACGAACGAACTCGTCGCGCTGTTCCTGAAAAGCCCACCGGACGAGGTCCAGCCGATCGCGGCTGTGATCCACCGAGAGGCGCACGGCAACCCCTTCTATATCGGCCAGCTTCTGCGGCGATCCCTCGACGAGGAGGTTCTCCACTTCGACTCGGACCGGCAGGAATGGATCTGGAGCGAGCGTCGCCGCAGGCACCAGTCTGAGATCGCCGGGCTGATGCTGGAGCGCATCAACGACCTACCGCCTTTGCAGCGGAACTTCCTGCAACGTTGCGCCAGCCTCGGGGGCCGTTGCACGCCGATATTCGTCGCGGAACTGTCCGACGCAAACCTCGAAGAGACCGTCCGTGCAGCAAACGCGCTGGTCGCCGCCGGTCTGCTCCGGCGGTCGGGAGCGGACTTCGCCATCGCGCATGATCGCGTGCTGGAGGCGGCTTACGCGGCGATGCCGGCGGGGGCCCGCGCGCGTATCCATCTCGGCAATGCTCGCCTGCTCGCCGCAAGCAATCCCGCGCCCGATCCGGACAGAGCCTTCGAGATCGCGTCACAGATCGAGCGATCCGATCTCGACATGCTCACCGCCGAGGAGCGGCCGCGCTTCGCGGAGATTCTGCTCCGTGCCGCGAGGAGTTGCCGGACGGCGGGCGAAGCGCCGCGAGCGCTCCATTTCGTCGAACTCATCCGCCGCATCCTGCCGGGCACACGGCCCGACGCTCCGGACGCCCTCGTCTTCGAGAGCGAATGGCTGCAATGTGACTGCCTGCTGGCACTGGGACGCGTCGATGAAGCCCTCGCCGCGCTCGAGGACGTGTCGCCTCTCGCCCACGCCCCCGTGAGCATCGCCGACATCTTTCGACTGCGTGCGATCGCCTTCACCCTCAAAGGCTCCTACGCGCTCGCCATCGATGCCGCGGTGCACGGTTTGCGAGCCCTCGATATCGAACTGGAAACGAGCGCGGATCCCGCGGTCCACGAACGGGCCTACCGCCGCTGCCGAGACGCGATCGATAGCGTCGGTCGCGAAAATCTGACCGCGCTCCCCGAGATGAGCGATCGGCGGATGCGCGCCGCCCTGTCACTGCTCTCGACGATGATCTCGTCGTTTTTCGTCGAGGGCCCGCTTCGCTTCCTTCACGTCGTCAAAATCGTCGAACTGACGCTGAGCCATGGCACAGCGCCTGAATCGACTTACGGGCTGGCCTGGTTCGGCGTTCTCAGCGCCCATCATTATGGCGCCTACCAGCGCGGGGTCGATTACGCGATGGTCGCCGGTGAGCTCGCGCAACGCGACGGGTACGAAGCACAGCGAACGGCTGCCTTGATCGCCCTCGACCAAGTCAGCGCCTGGACCGTTCCGATGCGAACGGCGCTCGGTTACGCACGCGACGGCGCTCGGGTCGGGCAGGCGGCCGGCGACCTCGGCATGGCGTGCTATGCCCGCAACCACATCGCGTCGGACATGCTCGTCGTCGGCGATCACCTCGACCGGATCCGGACGGAACTCGTCAGCAGCATCGCGATGACCCGCGATGTCGGATATCGCGATATCGAGCTCATCCTCACGGCCCAGATCAATCTCGTCGATACGTTGATTCATGGGGATCCGCTCGCCGAAATTTCCGACGCGGATCTGCGAGAAGGATCCGTCGCGACCCAGTTCTGGGCCAAGCACTATGCCGGAGTGCAGACGTTCTTCGCCGGCAATCTTGAGGCCGCAAGGGTTCATCTCGCGGAAGCCGAGGTCATGGCATGGGCCGCCCCGGCGCATATCGACACGGCGAACAACTGCTTCTTCCTCGCTTTGGCCGAGGCTCGCCTCCACCGGGAAGACCTATTGCCGGTCGAAAGCGAACGGCGCATTGCGCTCGCGCGCGAGCGCTTCAACGCGTGGGCCGCTCTCAATCCCGAGACGTTCTCGTCCAAGCATCTCATGCTGGAAGCCGACGCCGCCCGTCTGGAAGGCCGGCGAAGCGATGCCATGGACCTGTACGAGCGCGCCGCGGCCGCGGCTGGGAGCGCGAAATTCGTTCATGATCAAGCTCTCGCGCAGGAGCTTGCCGCTCAACTTTACCTCGAGTCCGGTCTGAACGCGGCAGCGCAGGGCTGCCTGCAGAGCGCCGTTTATCACTATCGGCAGTGGGGTGCTCACGGAAAGGCCGCCCGGCTCGGCGAACATCTCCTCCCCCTCTCCGGCTTCGAAGGCACGAAGCCTGCGCCGGAAAGTTTGCAAAGCGAGCTCGACCTCACCGTCATGACGGCCGCGTCGCAGACCTTGGCCGAAGAGGTCGGTCTCGAGCAGGTCGTGCGCACGTTGATGAAGAGCATGCTCGTCCATGCGGGCGCCCAATTCGGCCTGCTCGTGCTCCTGCGCGACGGCGATCCGGCCGTCGAGGCGGTCGCGCGCGTCCGGAACAAGGAGGTCGAGATCGAACTTCAGCCTTCGGCCAAACCGGAGGACCTGATGCCCGCCTCGGTGCTGAAGACGGTCCTGCGCACCGCGAGGCCCGTCACGCTCGCCGACGCGACGGTCGAGGCGGCACAGCGCGGCCTCACCATGGGCTCGCGAAGCATCCGCTCCCTGGCCTGCCTTCCACTCATCAAGCGCGGCGAACTGATCGGCATCCTGTACCTCGAAAATGCCTTGAGCGTCGACGTCTTCACGCCGCGCAGAATGGCCATGCTGGAGGTTCTCGCCCCGCAGGCGGCGATCTCGCTCGATGCGGCGCGGCTTTATGCTGACCTGCTCGAAGAGAACCTACGCCGGGTGCAGGCCGAATTCGAGTTGCGCGAGGCCCGCAGCGACCTCGCACGCGCAAACCAGATCACCGCCATGGGGAGCCTCGCGACGTCGATCGCCCACGAGATCAATCAGCCGCTCGCCAGCCTCATCGCCCAGGCGGACGCTGGCTTACGCTGGCTCAACAGGAGCGTACCGGACCTCGGCGAGGTGGAAAGCAGCCTGCGGAGCGTCCGCGAGGCCGGGCGACGCGCCGCCGACATCATCGCGGCGCTGCGCTCTCTGGTGAAACAGGAGCCGTCGACTCTCGCCCCCGCTTTTCTTGACGATATCCTCGCCGACGTTCTGAAGATCGCCAGCACCGATCTCGCCCCGAATGGCGTTCAGATCCATCTCGATCTCAGCGCTGAGAAGACGCCCGTCATGGCGAACCAGACGCAGGTTCAGCAATTGCTGTTCAACATCATCACGAATGCCGTTCAGTCTATGGTCAACAAGGACCCATCCGAACGACATTTGATGATCCGGTCATCCGCTTCCGAGAATGAGGTCGAGATCGCGATCGAAGATTCCGGCTGCGGCATGCCGCAAGAGGTCATCTCGCGCATCTTCCAGCCCTTCTTCACCACCAAGAGATCCGGGATGGGTGTGGGCCTCGCGATCTGCCGCTCGATCGTCGAAATGCATGGCGGCTCTCTCGAGGCCCGCTCGGTCGAAGGAAAGGGGAGCACGTTCTTCATCCGGCTTCCCGTCGCAGCGGCCTAG
- a CDS encoding response regulator transcription factor, which yields MNKSSVIAVIDDDASVRFALQSLLRSFGYEVLLFPSAVAFLDAPERRAPHCIISDVQMPQMSGPELQDRLAAEGDGIPMIFITAFHEKAVEARVIERGAVAVLSKPFDGDEIASHVVRALERPRP from the coding sequence ATGAATAAATCCAGCGTGATAGCCGTCATCGATGACGATGCGTCCGTACGGTTCGCGCTGCAGAGTCTCCTGCGGTCGTTCGGATACGAGGTGCTGCTGTTTCCCTCGGCCGTCGCCTTTCTCGATGCGCCGGAGCGCCGCGCGCCGCACTGCATCATCAGTGATGTCCAGATGCCCCAAATGTCGGGGCCGGAGCTTCAGGATCGCCTCGCCGCCGAAGGCGACGGCATTCCGATGATCTTCATCACGGCCTTCCACGAGAAGGCGGTCGAGGCTCGGGTCATCGAACGCGGTGCCGTCGCCGTCCTGTCGAAGCCGTTCGATGGCGACGAGATCGCCTCGCATGTCGTGCGCGCCTTGGAAAGACCCCGCCCCTAG
- a CDS encoding FAD binding domain-containing protein: protein MTPRILIVGGSIGGLFAAVLLSRAGFDVTVTERSEHGLEGRGAGLVAQHEVFAMLREIGIEHVADVGVTARERIHLDRNDAITLRQPTPQTQLSWDLLFRTFRDLVPDARYRLKARVVTVHSDEAGARVLYADGHEEEADLVIGADGIGSVVRAAVSGPDARPTYVGYATWRGLVPEAEVPPVAARRLFERFAFYDAPGSHILGYLVPGADDSTEVGRRRYNWVWYRPYSRAELDRVLVDSDGVRHPFSLGPGQVPREVADGLRADAAAALPASFATAVAAESRPFLHAIFDYAPAHMVKGRVALLGDAAFVARPHTAMGVAKAAGDAFALRDALRGQPDLDSALRAYEGARVPVGQSIVAYGQRLGRQLELAGP from the coding sequence ATGACGCCTCGCATTCTCATCGTCGGCGGCTCGATCGGCGGGCTTTTCGCCGCCGTCCTGCTGAGTCGTGCCGGCTTCGACGTCACCGTAACGGAGCGCTCCGAGCACGGGCTCGAAGGGCGGGGCGCCGGCTTGGTCGCCCAGCACGAGGTCTTCGCGATGCTTCGCGAGATCGGCATCGAGCATGTGGCGGATGTCGGGGTGACGGCGCGGGAGCGAATCCATCTTGATCGCAACGACGCGATCACGCTCCGTCAGCCCACCCCGCAGACGCAACTGTCATGGGACCTGCTCTTCCGCACGTTCCGGGATCTGGTGCCGGACGCGCGCTATCGCCTCAAGGCACGGGTGGTGACGGTTCACTCCGATGAAGCCGGCGCGCGGGTTCTCTATGCGGACGGACACGAGGAAGAGGCGGATCTCGTCATCGGTGCCGACGGCATCGGGTCCGTCGTGCGTGCGGCCGTCTCGGGTCCCGATGCCCGGCCGACCTATGTCGGCTACGCGACGTGGCGTGGCCTGGTGCCGGAGGCGGAGGTACCGCCAGTGGCGGCACGCCGGCTGTTCGAGCGCTTCGCCTTCTACGATGCGCCCGGTTCGCACATTCTCGGTTATCTGGTCCCTGGCGCCGACGATTCGACCGAAGTTGGACGGCGGCGATACAATTGGGTCTGGTATCGACCCTATTCGCGAGCCGAGCTCGACCGCGTGCTGGTCGACAGCGACGGGGTGAGGCACCCCTTCTCGCTCGGGCCGGGGCAGGTGCCTCGTGAGGTGGCGGACGGGCTGCGGGCGGATGCGGCAGCGGCGCTGCCGGCCTCCTTCGCGACGGCGGTGGCGGCGGAGTCTCGGCCCTTTCTGCATGCGATTTTCGACTATGCTCCGGCCCACATGGTGAAGGGGCGCGTCGCGCTCCTCGGCGACGCCGCGTTCGTCGCGCGGCCGCATACAGCAATGGGTGTCGCCAAGGCGGCCGGCGATGCCTTCGCATTGCGCGATGCGCTGCGTGGGCAGCCGGATCTCGACAGCGCGCTGCGCGCCTACGAGGGTGCGCGGGTGCCGGTCGGGCAATCCATCGTCGCCTATGGCCAACGTTTGGGAAGACAGCTCGAACTTGCGGGGCCGTGA
- a CDS encoding helix-turn-helix domain-containing protein, whose translation MASVHDFGRRKFPRGAVLLSSSGRNWTGMAAEVRNHPAGEIPPPVPQQMEVTLALTGSETALVERRGNGEFQNTRALPGTLWLCPIGVVEESIRITEDLQHILHMYIGSEVFADVSSAISQTVSPDNIAYKAGFDDEFVRQVGHRIKAELEEETSVGRFLIDGLARSMAAHLVSKYSGRGASVSRDVLIESSKLRRVIDYINDNIETDISVSELSDIACLSRHHFTRAFRSAVGVPPHRFISSLRLQRAQELLAHTRSSLAEIAYACRFSSQSTFTRAFRKHIGISPGEYRRQAND comes from the coding sequence ATGGCGAGCGTACACGATTTCGGCCGGCGGAAGTTTCCGAGAGGGGCCGTGCTGCTGAGTTCGTCCGGGCGGAACTGGACCGGAATGGCAGCCGAAGTCCGCAATCACCCCGCGGGCGAGATTCCGCCGCCTGTTCCGCAGCAGATGGAGGTCACGCTCGCCTTGACCGGCTCGGAGACCGCGCTCGTCGAACGGCGCGGCAATGGAGAATTCCAAAATACACGGGCGCTACCTGGAACACTGTGGCTATGCCCGATCGGTGTGGTTGAGGAATCGATACGTATCACTGAGGATCTTCAGCATATTTTACATATGTATATCGGTAGCGAGGTGTTCGCGGACGTCTCGAGCGCGATTTCGCAGACGGTATCACCGGATAATATCGCGTACAAAGCGGGTTTCGACGATGAGTTCGTCAGGCAGGTGGGACACCGGATCAAGGCCGAGCTTGAAGAGGAAACGTCCGTCGGCCGCTTCCTGATCGACGGCCTCGCACGTTCGATGGCCGCACATCTGGTTTCTAAATATAGCGGCAGGGGGGCGAGCGTCAGTCGAGACGTTTTGATCGAGAGCTCGAAGCTGCGTCGTGTTATCGATTATATAAACGACAATATAGAAACCGACATCTCCGTATCGGAATTGTCGGATATAGCGTGTCTGAGCCGGCACCATTTTACGCGTGCGTTCCGGAGTGCTGTGGGCGTTCCCCCGCACCGGTTCATCAGTTCGCTCCGATTGCAGCGTGCACAGGAGTTGCTCGCGCATACCCGGTCGAGCCTGGCCGAGATCGCTTACGCATGCCGTTTCTCGTCTCAATCGACCTTCACGCGGGCGTTCCGAAAGCACATCGGTATTTCACCGGGTGAATATCGGCGACAGGCGAACGACTGA
- a CDS encoding helix-turn-helix domain-containing protein, translated as MEATGIAIAFPSVEAGWPDPDTPLLERVTSLLPEAFDTVLVHSASHDLGAFFSRLRAERLHAGFMICDLRGRGDIGLKRLASALLAARSEDATSVAIYADAIGAIIAARSVEGSLGGTPGKGRACGGLPKWRLKRVVDYIDTHLDQPITLADLGAAAKLTRMHFAAQFRATTGLRPHEYLLRRRIERAKTMLADDDLPIVEIALSVGFQTQAHFTTVFGRFVGVTPYQWRRALAAKRRTLACEPRRASLGIDRAAPHAALGLV; from the coding sequence TTGGAGGCGACCGGCATCGCCATCGCCTTTCCGTCCGTCGAGGCGGGCTGGCCCGACCCCGACACCCCGCTTCTGGAGAGGGTGACGTCTCTGTTGCCGGAGGCGTTCGATACCGTCCTCGTCCATTCCGCCAGCCACGACCTCGGCGCCTTTTTCAGCCGGTTGCGCGCGGAGCGCCTGCATGCCGGCTTCATGATCTGCGATCTCCGAGGTCGCGGGGATATTGGCCTGAAGCGGCTCGCCTCCGCGCTCCTCGCCGCGCGGAGCGAGGATGCCACGAGTGTGGCGATCTATGCCGACGCGATCGGCGCGATCATCGCTGCCCGCTCTGTGGAGGGCAGCCTTGGCGGCACGCCGGGCAAAGGTCGGGCGTGCGGTGGTCTACCGAAATGGCGCCTGAAGAGGGTCGTCGACTATATTGACACCCATCTCGATCAGCCGATCACGCTCGCCGATCTCGGCGCCGCCGCCAAACTCACGCGGATGCACTTCGCAGCGCAATTCAGGGCGACGACCGGTTTGCGCCCGCACGAATATCTGCTGCGGCGGCGGATCGAGCGCGCAAAGACGATGCTTGCCGATGACGATCTCCCGATCGTGGAGATCGCGCTCTCGGTGGGTTTCCAGACGCAGGCCCATTTCACGACGGTGTTCGGCCGCTTCGTCGGCGTGACACCCTACCAGTGGCGACGGGCTCTTGCGGCGAAGCGGCGGACCCTTGCGTGTGAGCCCCGTCGCGCGAGCCTCGGCATCGACCGCGCCGCACCGCATGCCGCGCTGGGCCTGGTTTGA
- a CDS encoding response regulator transcription factor, protein MNHSTADGRRATPQEPIVYVVDDDPAVRDALSSLFRSVGLQVATFASAPQLVAQPFANAPSCIVLDIRMPEVSGLDFQAQLARIGNHIPVIFMTGHGDIPMSVRAMKAGAVDFLTKPFRDQDLLDAVSAAIERDRQRRGSDHQLLDLRRRFESLTAREKEVMGLVVKGLMNKQIAGELNLSEITVKIHRGRMMKKMEIRTLADLVRAASDLQLAPRP, encoded by the coding sequence ATGAACCACTCGACGGCCGACGGCCGGCGCGCAACGCCCCAGGAGCCCATCGTCTACGTCGTCGACGACGATCCCGCGGTGCGCGACGCGCTGAGCAGTCTCTTCAGATCGGTGGGCTTGCAGGTCGCCACCTTCGCATCCGCGCCGCAATTGGTCGCCCAGCCCTTCGCGAACGCGCCGAGCTGCATCGTGCTCGATATCCGCATGCCCGAGGTCAGCGGCCTCGACTTCCAGGCCCAACTGGCGCGCATCGGCAATCACATCCCGGTCATCTTCATGACCGGACACGGCGACATTCCGATGTCCGTACGCGCCATGAAGGCCGGCGCCGTGGACTTCCTCACCAAACCCTTCCGGGACCAGGATCTCCTCGACGCCGTGAGTGCCGCCATCGAGCGCGATCGGCAACGACGCGGAAGCGACCATCAATTGCTCGATCTGCGCCGACGCTTCGAGAGCCTCACCGCCCGCGAAAAGGAGGTGATGGGCTTGGTCGTGAAGGGCTTGATGAACAAGCAGATCGCGGGAGAGCTCAATCTCAGCGAGATCACCGTCAAAATTCACCGCGGCAGAATGATGAAAAAGATGGAGATTCGCACGCTCGCCGACCTCGTCCGCGCCGCCAGCGATCTGCAACTCGCACCGCGCCCCTGA